The following is a genomic window from Strongyloides ratti genome assembly S_ratti_ED321, chromosome : 1.
ATAATATTGAATAAATTCATCAAGATACATCTCCTGTACTTCATAAGATGTCCCACCAAGTTCAATGACATTAATaccatataaatatttttcaaattgtGCTGTATCAACTGTTGCTGACATCAAGATAACACgtaaatttgaatatttacacatcatttgttttaaaattattaataaaaagtcaGTATCAAGTGTTCGTTCATGAACTTCATCAACAATTATATGTGATATACCTCTAAAACCTGATGAAAGTTTTCTAAGAATTGTACCAACAGTTCCAAATAATATTGAACCAAAAGGTCGTGGATCAACTTTGTCAAATCGAACACAATACCCAACAGATTGTCCTAAAGTTTCACCTCTCTCTTCTGCAACTCTTTTTGCTAAACTTATTGCTGACAATCTACGTGGTTGTGttataatacaattaaattCACCACCACGATATGTTGAAATATAATGTTTCTGAAGAATTTGGGCAACCTGTGTACTTTTGCCAGATCCTGTGTTTGATTTAATCAATGTAACTTGATAACGTTCAGATGATTCTATAATTTGAgatttttttgcaaaaatagGTAATTTTTGACGCATTTCTTccattttaacattaatctttttttttgtttccaAATAAAGTAATTCTTGTGATATTTCATATAACCCTTTATTCCaccatttattattacttgaCAAAGTACAACCTAACCAACAATTATAGTTAGGTCTTGGAGGAAACCATTCACACATTACTTGATCTTCATAAATAATTCCATAATCTCTGTTTCTATCTTCAGGTTCTTTTTCTAAATCTAATATTGATGGAGGACTTATTATTACTGGTTCTTTAGAATCTACATCAAATTTTGGAAGTTCTATCTGCATCCATTTAAAGAATGACtcaatatcattatataaatcAGGATCATCTAATATTTCAACTGTTGCTTTTGTCAAACCAATTTTTCGTTCACGTTTCCTATCTCTTACAACATATTCACCTTCTTTTGCCATTTGCTTAAGAACATCCATGGCACATTCAATAGCTCCTGTTCTTTTAGAAGAAGTAATCTTTTCAactgaatattttttaccaCTAGATTCTaatgaaacatttaaattagtTTTAAATCTCCTGTAATTTAtagttaattattaaaaagtataactTACAAAGGTCTCCCTCCAGGTACAACATCATAATCAAAGACAGCTGAAGTTTGTCCTTCTTTAGCTAATACTTGATTTAATAAAGACTTTGCATTTTCTTCTGTTACTTCTTTACCAAGAATTTTAACTATCTCAGTTTCAGTAGGAGCATAGATAATAGTTTGCCTAGGTGTTTTATCACCTTTTTTAGCTGTACCaaaattacataattttaaatttttttcaggtccatcataaatttttttaagaatttgATAAgcacaaaaattataagcAGCATCTCTTTCCTCATTTTCAGAATATCCACTATACTTAGGTCCATTTACTGTTAATTGAACAGAAGcattacaataaaatgttctaaaaatgaagttaaaaaaatgaaaaattacaaaaaaaaaaaaaaacttacacAGATTCTGTAGTCATTTTTACTTTACAGTCGATTTCAACATCTTTTTTACCCTGGcgatttaaaatttcattgaGAACAGACAAACTATTAGTTTTACACGCCTTCTTTCCACACACAATAATTGCATCCATCTCTGCTTCCGCTTTAGCATCATATATGGGTTTCTTTGATCCAGGATAATAAAATGGAACAGGCTCGTTTTTCTTCATCATTAATAATGAGCAGAATGAATGATATCGTATCAGTATGTAAAATGGGGATTGATGTCCTAACAAGATTTTCTAATGAAAATGTCTTTggcaagtttttttttcgattttttttgaatacttttaaaaaaaatttttaattattgttaaaaaaatttatattagatggtttatgaaaaaaaaaatcaaattattttataaatgaataattgAATCGTTTATTTAGGTAAttaatttcaattatttttcaggaatgatacaattaaaataaaatttttttaattcatttataataattacaaatttagaaaaaaatattttacaaattatataaaaatttgtctCTTATAGTCAATTATGTTTTGTGTTCTGCTCTTTTGTATTGTGCTGTGAATGAATTTTCAATTGCTTACgaatttaatattcaaatatttgttaatcttaataaattgatagtataaatttattataacaacataatgaaatttattctgctaaaattttaacttatGGTATTTATGATTTCCAGATTatgaatttataaatttttgttaagaaagaaaacatcaaaattaatgagaaatttatttttaaaattttgtttagtTGAACTGGAAAAAAGAAGACTAAGATAAGTAaagcataaaaaaaaatttattatcaatgaATAAATACTTTCTTAGAAAAGTTGATTCCAGCTTGATCTTtatgatttaaatatttttatcgtttttctaaatttatataattaaaaattttttagaaattattcCAACAAACTTTCATATCATAAACtagtattaattttactttaaattttaaatacaaatattttaaaaataaatgattttatttatcatataatattttttctaatttttatttgtggattctgataattatttattttttttaatatagaaaacataaacttttttataatatgaaaaagtaatattacaACTATAAGagatttaaaagtataaatgaaaagtgtaatttaattttgtttaaattattaacctaattaaattgttaaacACACAGATGATAAAGATGAAGATTGATAAGATAGTGTGGATATAAGGTATTTGATATAATCATTTAACAAAATGTTTCTGAAATCCATGCTAgcaatgttattattatttaaaatgatgcAAAAAAACTAGTTTTTGtaggaatttttttttcagtttTATGATTCATTGAAGATTCTTGAATCCTGGCAAAAAGATGGGCTCAACCGGTGATCGAAACCGGGGCCTCTCGCACCCAAAGCGAGAATCATACCACTAGACCATTGAGCCGTGATTCTATGGGAAATCTTATCGTTTTCAGtactttttttcaataatttttaaagttttaaatattattgattataacaaaaagttGTATTATTTAGCttgattaatttatattttacaatttttcaaagaatttaacaaattttcaTACATAGAATCTTAGGAAAATTAAGtgaaaatgtttattaatgtattttaattttttttcaccaAAACAACTGTTAAAATGTCTAGAAAAAATACTATTGTCTAAAAAATCTAAGCATGTAAAacaagaatttttattttcaaaattattaatatttattttattatttattatcattataaacaataaaattatcataacagtgaatttacaaatttttttacatttatttaattttagaagTGTCATTAGAAGAAAGTGCAACTTGTTCATAATTATTgctatttttattaccattaaaaaaattcttaatttttctacCAAAACTTTTTAGTCCATCTACAAACTTTGCTGTCCATGGTTTAgatttaaagtttatttgtaaattaaGTTCTTTTGgtattaatacttttaattgaTCACTAATGTTTGGttcaatattttcaaaaattgtttttatttttaattccaATTCACTTAATGGCATTGATGTATTTCTGATGACAGAAGCTAATGTATTTGCTACAAGTTTTACTTCAGGATCAGTTATATTAGcagtaacatttttatatattatttcaaaattacgtcttattaattttaatttctgatcaattgtttttttaaactgtttttctattttttcaaatagtccctataaattatatataagttattttttaaaataatttacctTAACATTTGGATCAgaattcaatatttttttaacattatcaaCTTGATCTTCATAAGttatagaaatatttcttaaaacattttttaccTCAATAATAGTACTATTTTTTGCTTTAGTTAGAAATTCTGGATTATTCTCTAATGTTAATAGAACATTTGGATAGTCATCGTTAATAgataatgtaaaattaattaacaataaaaatattattataaaaaaaagatattttaattgtttcatattgttatataacaataaaataat
Proteins encoded in this region:
- a CDS encoding Karyogamy protein, KAR9 family-containing protein, yielding MKQLKYLFFIIIFLLLINFTLSINDDYPNVLLTLENNPEFLTKAKNSTIIEVKNVLRNISITYEDQVDNVKKILNSDPNVKGLFEKIEKQFKKTIDQKLKLIRRNFEIIYKNVTANITDPEVKLVANTLASVIRNTSMPLSELELKIKTIFENIEPNISDQLKVLIPKELNLQINFKSKPWTAKFVDGLKSFGRKIKNFFNGNKNSNNYEQVALSSNDTSKIK